In Finegoldia magna ATCC 53516, a genomic segment contains:
- a CDS encoding ATP synthase subunit C, with the protein MYFILISTAIIVLLTIGSGVYLLYNNTDSSKTKLKKALRTNLFAIIPCLVMAFVFLMPNSAFAESAAGASNGLGLLAAALSTGLATIGTGYAVGVVGSSALGAVSEDPSLLGKSLIYVGLAEGIAIYGLVISILILQQL; encoded by the coding sequence ATGTATTTTATTTTAATTTCAACAGCAATAATAGTTTTATTAACTATAGGTTCAGGTGTTTATTTGTTATATAACAACACTGATTCATCAAAAACAAAATTAAAAAAAGCTTTAAGAACTAATCTTTTTGCTATAATTCCATGTCTTGTAATGGCATTTGTATTTTTAATGCCAAACTCAGCATTTGCAGAATCTGCAGCTGGTGCATCTAATGGTCTTGGTCTTTTAGCAGCAGCTTTATCAACAGGTCTTGCAACAATTGGTACTGGTTATGCAGTAGGTGTTGTAGGTTCATCAGCATTGGGAGCTGTTAGTGAAGATCCATCATTATTAGGTAAATCATTAATTTATGTAGGATTAGCAGAAGGTATTGCAATTTACGGATTGGTTATTTCAATTCTTATTTTGCAACAATTATAA
- a CDS encoding AAA family ATPase — MNNLLESQNINKNLIKDVEKFLKNNEVDDKFKSRIPKPRFNYYGKEVLEMAITSILEANNLLLVGPKATGKNILCDNLAYIFQRPQWNISFHVNTDSESLIGMDTLKNDEVIFKAGPVLESSLNGGFCVFDEINMAKNDSVAIMHSVLDYRRIIDIPGFEKVDIHDKTRFLATMNYGYAGTREINEALLSRFFVIDMPKTDEKTLNKILSEEFSLTDTAQKMFVRFFMDLQEKSLNSEISGRCIDLRGLLSSIHAMKRGLSVKSSLKLGIVNKTFDEFEKTIVQDIIDTIFKDDLKPEEIFE; from the coding sequence ATGAATAATTTACTTGAATCACAAAATATAAATAAAAATTTAATAAAAGATGTAGAAAAATTTTTGAAGAATAATGAAGTAGATGACAAATTCAAATCCAGAATTCCAAAACCACGATTTAATTATTATGGAAAAGAAGTTTTGGAAATGGCTATAACAAGCATTTTGGAAGCGAACAATTTGTTATTGGTTGGTCCCAAAGCTACCGGCAAGAATATATTATGTGATAATTTGGCGTATATTTTCCAAAGACCACAATGGAATATTTCTTTCCATGTAAATACAGATTCTGAAAGTTTGATTGGGATGGATACTTTGAAAAACGATGAGGTTATTTTCAAGGCAGGTCCAGTGTTGGAATCTTCACTAAACGGGGGGTTCTGTGTGTTTGATGAGATTAATATGGCGAAGAACGATTCTGTTGCTATTATGCACTCCGTCTTGGATTATCGTCGAATTATAGATATACCTGGTTTTGAAAAAGTAGATATTCACGATAAAACAAGATTCTTGGCTACAATGAATTACGGATACGCTGGTACGCGTGAAATCAATGAAGCGTTGTTGTCCAGATTTTTCGTAATAGATATGCCAAAAACAGACGAAAAAACTTTGAACAAGATTCTTTCAGAAGAATTTTCTTTGACAGACACTGCTCAAAAAATGTTCGTCAGATTCTTCATGGATTTACAAGAAAAAAGTTTGAATTCTGAAATTTCTGGAAGATGTATCGACTTGCGTGGTTTGTTATCTTCAATCCACGCTATGAAAAGAGGTTTGAGCGTAAAATCCAGCTTAAAACTTGGAATTGTTAATAAAACATTCGATGAATTTGAAAAAACAATCGTGCAAGATATTATCGACACTATATTCAAGGACGATTTGAAACCGGAAGAGATATTTGAATAA
- a CDS encoding IS30 family transposase: MSYNHLTIEERSCIYQFLNLGMSIRKIAQALKRSPSTISREIKRNSSKIKSSRGSYTKYFPIKANDKYRHRRKDCHRKTKFSKDVIEYLTIKINEHWSPEQISNRNTNSINHIPSTSTIYRLIHAKKLPKTSMENLRRKGRFKRPAEKRGKFNDKGRTIKKRPKEIYKRQELGHWEADTVESGRFDHKRKSGYCFVTLAERKSRYYIAILVENRKSENVTPAIINALKDFTKELVKTITFDRGKEFSEFEKIEKELGCKTYFCDPYCAWQKGTNENSNGLLREFYPKGMDLSEVNINDLNYNLSLMNNRPRKCIQYKTPKEELFGFLP, encoded by the coding sequence ATGAGCTATAACCATCTTACCATAGAAGAGAGATCTTGTATCTATCAATTTTTAAATTTAGGAATGAGTATAAGAAAAATTGCACAAGCACTTAAAAGGTCACCTAGTACAATATCTCGAGAAATTAAAAGAAATTCTTCTAAAATAAAATCCAGTAGAGGAAGTTACACTAAATACTTCCCAATAAAGGCAAATGACAAATATCGTCATAGAAGGAAAGATTGTCATAGGAAAACCAAGTTTTCTAAAGATGTTATTGAGTATTTAACTATAAAAATTAATGAACATTGGTCACCTGAACAAATATCAAATAGAAATACAAATTCTATTAATCATATACCATCTACATCAACTATATATAGGCTTATACACGCAAAAAAACTGCCAAAAACCAGTATGGAAAATTTGAGAAGAAAAGGAAGATTTAAAAGACCAGCAGAAAAAAGAGGAAAATTTAACGATAAAGGCAGAACTATTAAGAAAAGACCTAAAGAAATATACAAAAGGCAAGAGCTAGGTCACTGGGAAGCAGATACAGTAGAATCAGGCAGGTTCGATCATAAAAGAAAAAGTGGATACTGTTTCGTAACTTTAGCAGAAAGAAAATCTAGATACTATATAGCAATTCTAGTTGAAAATAGAAAATCAGAAAATGTAACACCTGCAATAATCAATGCACTAAAAGATTTTACCAAAGAATTAGTGAAAACAATAACTTTTGATAGAGGTAAAGAATTTTCAGAATTTGAGAAAATAGAAAAAGAGTTAGGATGTAAAACTTATTTTTGTGACCCCTACTGTGCATGGCAAAAGGGTACAAATGAAAATAGTAATGGACTTTTAAGGGAGTTTTATCCTAAGGGTATGGATTTATCGGAAGTAAATATTAATGATTTAAATTATAACTTAAGTTTAATGAATAATAGACCTAGAAAATGTATACAATATAAAACACCTAAAGAAGAACTTTTTGGTTTCTTACCATAG
- a CDS encoding polysaccharide deacetylase family protein, translating into MREEREARRKRKRRKKIINSIVLLVFVLAVGSFVAVKVANSEQSLNPKVAESSSKKSNKKTVEKKEEQKPDPNKLMKGSNHILKADSYAYDAKTISQFIRPTKSEGYVKNTDNKKICFLTFDDGPNHSITPQVLDVLKKENVPATFFVVGKHITQDTKDILERQLNEGHAIALHSFEHDYSKLYPGRVANADRIKKEAEMAQKALQDVLGPDFKTSVWRYPGGHMSWQQLKPGDDALESLGIHWIDWNSLVGDAEPKSRRPTTVEGMVEFANTSLTYQAEQDLVVVLCHDAPGKQLTVDSLSAIIKNFKDKGYEFGILK; encoded by the coding sequence ATGAGAGAAGAAAGAGAAGCGAGAAGAAAACGCAAGAGAAGAAAAAAAATAATCAACTCAATAGTTCTTTTGGTTTTTGTATTGGCTGTGGGAAGTTTTGTTGCAGTAAAAGTAGCCAACAGCGAACAAAGTCTTAATCCAAAAGTAGCTGAGAGTTCTTCTAAGAAATCGAACAAAAAAACTGTTGAGAAAAAAGAAGAACAAAAACCAGATCCTAATAAATTAATGAAGGGTTCAAATCATATTTTAAAAGCAGATTCGTATGCTTATGATGCAAAAACTATTAGTCAATTCATTAGACCAACAAAATCTGAAGGATATGTCAAAAACACAGACAACAAAAAAATCTGTTTCTTGACTTTTGACGATGGCCCTAATCACAGCATAACTCCACAAGTTTTGGATGTATTGAAGAAAGAAAATGTTCCTGCTACATTTTTTGTAGTTGGTAAACATATTACTCAAGACACAAAAGATATTTTGGAACGCCAATTAAATGAAGGTCACGCAATTGCTCTTCACTCTTTTGAACACGATTATTCAAAATTATATCCAGGTAGAGTTGCAAATGCTGATAGAATTAAAAAAGAAGCAGAAATGGCACAAAAAGCATTGCAAGATGTTCTTGGCCCTGATTTTAAAACGAGCGTGTGGAGATATCCAGGTGGACACATGAGTTGGCAACAATTAAAGCCAGGCGATGATGCGTTAGAATCTTTGGGAATTCACTGGATTGACTGGAACAGTTTGGTTGGAGATGCAGAACCAAAAAGCAGAAGACCAACGACAGTGGAAGGCATGGTTGAATTTGCAAATACTTCATTAACTTATCAAGCTGAGCAAGATTTAGTTGTAGTTTTGTGTCACGATGCACCAGGAAAACAACTAACTGTTGATTCACTTTCAGCAATTATTAAAAATTTTAAAGATAAGGGATATGAATTTGGAATTTTAAAATAA
- a CDS encoding V-type ATP synthase subunit I, protein MRAEKMYMMNVVGNLKYLESTIKDLLDIGSVELTDSLSQIENNTFIVNINSENIEKTMEFNNVTGFENRDVKELNSIADNLKDIFKIDLKDERLKREYNEDEIKDFYGSIKSKVDKIYDCENQIDENKKELEDLYLIEDLDVSIESLCDMKYFDYRFGYLSKENRLKLKKNYDNIMASVLHLASKNKKEVYVAIYPKDVSIETDRILRSLNWTDININKNRKDIPKEIISKIELENENLGAQISELNQSLNEIYRDNKSKIIDMVISANLLIQLEDVKSLLGRSENYFYLAGWVPESAKSVVQEKLSAYDDMFINFLDADDSGLTPPTKLKNNKFFKPFELLVNMYGTPNYKEIDPTVFFGLTYMLLFGAMFGDLGQGAVMFVAGVLLAKFKDKMMGGLLERIGASSMIFGIFYGSFFGLEGVIPALFLKPFENINKVLIIAIGLGIVLLLMAYVLGLCNNYIFKDVQEGLFGQEGLAGFLLFLLFLLLAATVALELHIVPVGVIAACMLIVIFVMIFKVPLTQLLYKRRPLHNGLDVTGYYVESSFSIIETLISMFSSTVSFIRVGAFAINHVGLFLAFTSIGKMIGTNAGNVAMIIVGNIVILGLEGLIVFIQSLRLEYYELFSKYFKGDGILFQPTIKRI, encoded by the coding sequence TTGAGAGCAGAAAAAATGTACATGATGAATGTAGTTGGAAATCTGAAGTATCTTGAATCCACTATAAAAGATTTGTTGGATATTGGAAGTGTCGAACTTACTGATAGTTTGAGCCAAATCGAAAACAATACTTTTATCGTTAATATCAATAGTGAAAATATCGAAAAAACTATGGAGTTTAATAATGTTACTGGTTTTGAAAACAGGGATGTTAAGGAATTGAATTCTATTGCTGATAATTTGAAGGATATTTTCAAAATTGATTTGAAAGATGAGAGATTAAAAAGAGAGTACAACGAAGATGAAATCAAAGACTTCTACGGTTCTATTAAATCTAAGGTGGACAAGATCTACGATTGTGAAAACCAAATTGATGAAAATAAAAAAGAGTTAGAAGATTTGTATTTGATAGAAGATTTGGATGTTTCTATTGAAAGCTTGTGTGATATGAAGTATTTCGATTATCGCTTTGGCTATTTGTCTAAGGAAAATAGATTAAAGTTGAAGAAAAACTACGATAATATCATGGCAAGTGTACTTCATTTGGCAAGTAAGAACAAAAAGGAAGTTTATGTAGCTATTTATCCAAAAGATGTGTCCATTGAAACAGACAGAATTCTAAGGTCTTTGAATTGGACTGATATTAATATTAACAAGAATAGAAAAGATATTCCAAAAGAAATAATTTCCAAAATTGAATTGGAAAATGAAAACTTGGGAGCCCAAATCTCAGAATTAAATCAAAGTTTGAATGAGATTTACAGAGATAACAAAAGCAAAATCATTGATATGGTGATTTCTGCTAATTTGTTGATTCAATTAGAAGATGTGAAGAGTTTACTTGGAAGAAGTGAAAACTACTTTTACTTGGCAGGTTGGGTTCCTGAATCAGCTAAGAGTGTTGTTCAAGAAAAATTATCTGCATACGATGATATGTTCATTAATTTCTTGGATGCAGATGACAGTGGACTAACTCCTCCCACCAAGCTCAAAAACAACAAATTTTTTAAACCGTTTGAGCTTTTAGTAAACATGTATGGAACTCCAAATTACAAGGAAATCGACCCTACTGTATTTTTTGGGTTGACTTATATGTTGTTGTTCGGGGCTATGTTTGGAGATTTGGGACAAGGCGCTGTGATGTTTGTAGCAGGTGTTTTGTTAGCTAAGTTCAAGGACAAAATGATGGGTGGACTTCTTGAAAGAATTGGTGCAAGTTCCATGATTTTTGGGATTTTTTACGGTTCTTTCTTCGGATTAGAAGGAGTTATTCCAGCGTTATTTTTAAAACCATTTGAAAATATCAACAAGGTTTTGATTATAGCTATAGGCCTTGGAATTGTACTTTTATTGATGGCTTATGTTTTAGGATTATGCAATAATTATATTTTTAAAGATGTGCAAGAAGGACTTTTCGGACAAGAAGGTTTGGCAGGATTTTTGTTGTTCTTGTTGTTCTTGTTATTAGCTGCAACTGTAGCATTAGAATTACACATTGTGCCTGTTGGAGTAATAGCAGCTTGTATGTTGATTGTGATTTTCGTTATGATTTTCAAGGTTCCATTGACACAACTTTTGTACAAGAGAAGACCTCTTCACAATGGATTAGATGTTACAGGTTATTATGTCGAAAGTTCATTTTCAATTATTGAAACTTTGATTTCGATGTTTTCTTCAACGGTATCATTTATAAGAGTAGGAGCATTTGCTATCAACCACGTTGGTTTGTTCTTGGCATTCACATCTATCGGTAAGATGATAGGAACAAATGCAGGGAATGTAGCTATGATAATTGTAGGTAATATCGTGATTTTGGGTCTTGAAGGTTTGATTGTGTTTATTCAATCGTTGAGACTTGAATATTATGAATTGTTTAGTAAGTATTTTAAAGGTGACGGAATTTTATTCCAACCAACTATAAAGAGAATTTAA
- a CDS encoding V-type ATPase subunit, producing the protein MGSARLYSALNTKISKISSELLSDEDFKKLLEADTNKDQYDYLLKLGKIEGEYANEGVSQFENSLNDKMIKTEEKLKYYMNGRYKDFYNSLLEYYVVEDIKTLARVIVRREYTDRLNDNLIVLRDTKFSRISSSTTIQDFVDMLDEPYKSIVDRYKEENRHRILFFIEMNLDRNYYSNIIKMSQGLSKQDSKIVQDYYGEKIDLLNLEWIYRANKYYEINSEIIFNFTILGGKLFQLDDLKKISYMDFDELMKFISESKYSFLVNTDNDIDLYMDRRVYRYLYFKAMDLLHTNKYNISKLIAIGELLEFEKFDIEKSVESKRFNLDFEKSKSYLIRRV; encoded by the coding sequence ATGGGATCTGCAAGATTATATAGTGCGCTTAATACTAAGATTTCTAAGATTAGCTCAGAGCTTTTGTCTGATGAAGATTTTAAGAAATTATTAGAAGCTGATACTAATAAGGATCAATATGATTATCTTTTGAAATTGGGAAAGATTGAGGGTGAATACGCAAACGAGGGCGTGAGTCAGTTTGAAAACAGTCTTAATGATAAGATGATTAAAACTGAAGAAAAGTTGAAATACTATATGAACGGCAGGTACAAGGATTTTTATAATTCTTTGTTGGAGTATTATGTCGTTGAAGATATTAAAACTTTGGCGCGTGTTATCGTTAGAAGGGAATACACCGATAGGTTGAATGATAATCTTATAGTTCTCAGGGATACAAAATTTTCTCGAATTTCTTCGTCGACTACGATTCAAGATTTTGTGGATATGTTAGATGAGCCATACAAATCTATTGTCGATAGGTACAAGGAAGAAAATCGTCACAGAATTTTGTTTTTTATTGAGATGAACTTGGATAGAAATTATTATTCAAACATTATCAAGATGAGTCAAGGTTTATCGAAACAAGATTCTAAGATTGTCCAAGATTATTATGGTGAAAAAATCGACTTATTGAATTTGGAATGGATTTATAGAGCTAACAAATATTATGAAATCAATAGCGAGATTATTTTCAACTTTACGATTTTGGGCGGTAAATTGTTCCAATTGGACGATTTGAAGAAGATTTCGTATATGGATTTTGATGAGTTGATGAAGTTTATTTCCGAAAGCAAGTATTCTTTCTTGGTTAATACCGACAATGATATTGATTTGTACATGGATAGGAGAGTTTACAGATATCTTTATTTCAAGGCTATGGATTTGCTACATACTAATAAGTACAATATTTCGAAACTTATTGCGATTGGCGAATTACTTGAGTTTGAAAAATTTGATATTGAAAAAAGTGTGGAATCTAAGAGATTTAATTTGGATTTTGAAAAGTCCAAGTCTTATCTGATTAGAAGAGTTTAA
- the nrdD gene encoding anaerobic ribonucleoside-triphosphate reductase: MLTVEKRDGRQVEFDAKKIVVAIEKAMNSSTGIYEPNLAEKIANEIEGYAKTIGKVLSITDIEDQVYYKLIQYNNPATARAYENYKAVQKYKRETNTTDESIIGLLEESNKDLLEENSNKNAVIASTQRDLIAGEVSKDIARRKLIPQDLLQAHDEGAIHLHDMDYIIQPMFNCCLVNMKDMLDKGTVVNGKLIESPKSFQVACNVMTQIIAQIASNQYGGQSIDIRCLSKYLRKSYEKNLNLCIETLGDIDMAEKMADKMTQKDLESGIQTIQYQINTLMTSNGQAPFVTLFMFIEDHDEYKEETAKIIEEILKQRIQGIKNEAGVYVTPAFPKLIYVLDENNIHKDSEFYHLTSLAIRCTAKRMYPDYISAKKMRENYEGNVFSPMGCRAFLSPWKDERGNYQFEGRFNIGVVTINLPQIGILADGDEDKFFEILDKRLEMCKRAGVLRYDLLKDVTSDSSPIHWKHGAIARLKPHTPIKDLLIGGYATVTLGYIGIYEATLLTIGESHTTPKGKEFAMKIMDIMNEKIKQWKKETNLGFALYGTPAESLTHRFNSIDRERFGVIENITDKGYYTNSFHVDVREEISAFEKFSFESKFQDKSSGGCISYVEIPNMSKNLKALETLVKYIYDNIQYAEFNTKSDYCQNCGFDGEITINEDGDWQCPQCGNKDHATMNVVRRTCGYLGENFWNEGRTKEIKDRVLHI, from the coding sequence ATGCTAACTGTAGAAAAAAGAGACGGACGACAAGTTGAATTTGACGCAAAAAAAATTGTCGTTGCGATAGAAAAAGCTATGAATAGTAGTACAGGAATTTACGAACCGAATTTGGCTGAAAAAATCGCCAACGAAATTGAAGGATACGCAAAAACAATTGGAAAAGTTTTGAGTATTACTGATATTGAAGACCAAGTTTATTATAAGTTAATTCAGTACAACAATCCCGCTACGGCAAGAGCGTACGAAAATTACAAAGCCGTACAAAAATATAAGAGAGAAACTAATACTACTGATGAAAGTATAATCGGATTGTTGGAAGAAAGTAACAAGGACTTGTTAGAAGAAAACTCTAACAAAAACGCTGTGATAGCTTCTACTCAAAGAGATTTAATCGCTGGTGAAGTTAGCAAGGATATTGCCAGAAGAAAGCTTATTCCACAAGATTTGCTTCAAGCTCACGATGAAGGAGCAATTCACCTTCACGATATGGATTACATAATTCAACCTATGTTTAACTGTTGTCTTGTAAATATGAAAGATATGCTTGACAAAGGAACTGTTGTAAATGGCAAATTAATCGAATCACCAAAATCATTCCAAGTTGCTTGTAATGTAATGACTCAAATAATCGCACAAATAGCAAGTAATCAATACGGTGGTCAAAGTATAGACATTAGATGTTTGTCAAAATATTTGAGAAAATCTTACGAAAAGAATTTGAATTTGTGTATCGAAACTCTTGGAGACATCGACATGGCTGAAAAAATGGCAGATAAGATGACTCAAAAAGATTTGGAATCGGGAATTCAAACAATCCAATATCAAATCAATACATTGATGACGTCCAATGGACAAGCTCCATTTGTGACTTTGTTTATGTTTATTGAAGATCACGATGAATACAAGGAAGAAACTGCTAAGATAATCGAAGAGATTTTGAAGCAAAGAATTCAAGGAATTAAAAATGAAGCAGGAGTGTATGTTACACCAGCATTCCCTAAATTAATTTACGTTTTGGATGAAAACAACATTCACAAGGACAGCGAATTTTATCATTTGACTTCACTTGCAATTCGTTGTACTGCTAAGAGAATGTATCCTGATTACATTTCGGCTAAGAAAATGAGAGAAAACTACGAAGGAAATGTGTTCAGTCCAATGGGATGCAGAGCATTCTTATCTCCATGGAAGGATGAACGTGGAAACTATCAATTTGAAGGTAGATTTAATATCGGAGTTGTTACGATTAATTTACCACAAATTGGAATTTTGGCAGATGGAGATGAAGACAAATTCTTCGAAATATTAGACAAAAGATTAGAAATGTGCAAACGTGCAGGAGTGTTGCGTTACGATTTACTAAAAGATGTAACCAGTGATTCTTCTCCAATTCATTGGAAACACGGAGCTATTGCGAGACTTAAACCACATACACCAATCAAAGATTTGTTGATAGGTGGATATGCGACTGTGACTTTGGGTTACATTGGAATTTACGAAGCAACGTTGTTGACTATCGGTGAAAGCCACACAACTCCAAAAGGCAAAGAATTTGCAATGAAAATAATGGATATCATGAATGAAAAAATAAAACAATGGAAGAAGGAAACTAATCTAGGGTTTGCATTGTATGGAACTCCAGCAGAAAGTTTAACTCACAGATTTAATAGTATCGACAGGGAAAGATTCGGAGTAATCGAAAACATCACAGATAAAGGTTACTACACAAACTCATTCCACGTCGATGTAAGAGAAGAAATATCTGCCTTTGAAAAGTTTTCATTTGAATCGAAATTCCAAGACAAATCATCAGGTGGATGCATTTCTTATGTAGAAATTCCAAACATGAGTAAGAATTTGAAAGCTTTGGAAACTCTTGTAAAATACATTTACGATAATATTCAATATGCAGAGTTCAACACAAAAAGCGACTATTGTCAAAACTGCGGCTTCGATGGAGAAATTACAATTAACGAAGATGGTGATTGGCAATGCCCACAATGTGGAAACAAAGACCATGCTACGATGAATGTTGTCAGAAGAACTTGTGGATATCTTGGAGAAAACTTCTGGAACGAAGGAAGAACAAAAGAAATCAAAGATAGGGTATTGCACATTTAA
- a CDS encoding J domain-containing protein yields the protein MKKAWGGFVKGFAKFLDGFFGFLIAFIETLVNLTVGFRYVLGSILSFGCIFILFFPYIFFKYKWVTFTVLFITIFPILGKGFVNYLKYVKYSMVEFLRGYGDYYLNNSQTKYTSYSDYKKKYIFNKQEEERKAREERQRREQEEWTRRFEEWFNQNGFGFDDFGYYQQQGQYGRYNQGYGQQGYGYQNQYQNPVDDFVRTYEQHCDTLGVGYNADKYEIKLNYRKLAKKYHPDINKAADATAKFQEVNNAYDFLSNEQNIERYNRIKNKK from the coding sequence ATGAAGAAAGCATGGGGAGGTTTCGTAAAAGGATTTGCGAAATTTTTGGATGGATTTTTCGGATTTTTAATAGCATTTATAGAAACATTGGTTAATTTAACTGTAGGATTTAGGTATGTACTAGGATCCATACTATCCTTCGGTTGTATATTTATTTTGTTCTTTCCTTATATATTTTTCAAATACAAATGGGTTACATTTACGGTTTTGTTCATAACGATATTTCCTATTTTGGGTAAAGGATTCGTCAATTATCTAAAATATGTAAAATATTCTATGGTTGAATTCTTACGTGGATACGGGGATTATTATCTCAATAATTCACAAACAAAATACACTTCTTATTCTGATTACAAGAAGAAATACATCTTCAACAAACAAGAAGAAGAAAGAAAAGCGCGTGAAGAACGACAAAGACGTGAACAAGAAGAATGGACTAGAAGATTTGAGGAATGGTTCAATCAAAACGGATTTGGCTTCGATGATTTTGGATATTACCAACAACAAGGTCAATACGGTAGGTACAACCAAGGTTATGGTCAACAAGGATATGGATATCAAAACCAATACCAAAATCCAGTGGACGATTTCGTTAGAACTTACGAACAACATTGCGACACGTTGGGAGTTGGATACAATGCAGACAAGTACGAAATCAAATTGAATTACAGAAAACTTGCCAAGAAATATCACCCTGATATAAACAAAGCAGCAGATGCAACTGCGAAGTTCCAAGAAGTTAACAATGCATACGACTTTTTGTCCAATGAACAAAATATAGAAAGATACAACAGAATCAAAAACAAAAAATAG
- the nrdG gene encoding anaerobic ribonucleoside-triphosphate reductase activating protein yields the protein MNYAQIRQYDVANGPGIRCTFFVTGCSLNCKNCFNKEYQDPNFGDKWTDTQTNQVINYLNQEEIDGLTILGGEPFESCDDLIEIVGKIKESTNKSIWIFSGYTYEILSQKQNCKKLLDMCDVLVDGRFFEELKDLRLKFRGSSNQRLIDLNRTTIDNIILVDENKL from the coding sequence ATGAACTACGCACAAATCAGACAATACGATGTGGCAAACGGTCCTGGAATTAGATGCACATTTTTTGTAACAGGATGTAGCCTCAACTGCAAGAATTGTTTTAACAAAGAATACCAAGATCCAAATTTTGGAGACAAATGGACCGATACACAAACAAATCAAGTAATAAATTATTTAAACCAAGAAGAAATTGATGGACTTACAATTTTAGGTGGAGAACCATTTGAATCATGCGATGATTTGATTGAAATTGTGGGAAAAATCAAAGAAAGCACGAACAAAAGTATATGGATTTTTTCGGGGTACACTTACGAAATACTTTCTCAAAAACAAAACTGCAAAAAGTTATTGGACATGTGCGATGTACTTGTTGATGGAAGATTTTTTGAAGAATTAAAAGATTTAAGATTGAAGTTTCGTGGATCTTCAAATCAAAGATTGATTGATTTGAACAGAACAACAATAGATAACATCATACTAGTTGATGAAAATAAATTATAA
- a CDS encoding V-type ATP synthase subunit F, translating into MKSVIISADNVTNLGMRLAGITGLVANNEAEMKRAFKAATIDDTLGVVIITEEVFNTIKDEVTKHKDKGKKPLVVTIPGRNGLEDKDFLMKYIKGSIGIKVD; encoded by the coding sequence ATGAAATCCGTAATTATAAGTGCGGATAATGTTACAAATCTTGGTATGCGCCTTGCTGGAATCACAGGTTTAGTTGCGAATAACGAAGCTGAAATGAAGAGAGCTTTCAAGGCTGCAACTATTGATGACACTTTGGGTGTTGTCATTATCACTGAGGAAGTATTCAATACTATAAAAGATGAAGTGACAAAACACAAAGACAAGGGTAAGAAGCCATTGGTTGTAACAATACCCGGAAGAAATGGACTTGAAGACAAAGATTTCTTGATGAAATACATTAAGGGGTCTATAGGAATTAAGGTAGATTAG